The DNA segment CATAAACGGATTCGGACGTATAGGACGCTTGGTATTCCGTCAGGCAATGACAAATGAAAAAGTTGAAGTAGTTGCAATAAATGACCTTTGTGATGCAAATACCCTCGCACATCTACTGAAATACGATTCAACTCATGGCATACTTGATGCAGATATCCAGGTTGAGGAGAATTCACTGATTGTCAATGGCTGCAAAATCGCTATCTGCTCTGAAAAAGATCCTGCACAACTTCCCTGGAAAGATCTCGGTGTTGACCTGGTTGTCGAATCGACAGGCATCTTCACAAAACGGGAAGGCGCTGCAAAACATATCACTGCCGGAGCGAAAAAAGTCATTATTTCAGCTCCTGCCAAAAACGATGTTGATGCGACAATCGTGCTTGGCGTCAATGACGATACTATTACAGGCAACGAGGAGATAGTATCGAACGCAAGCTGTACGACAAACTGCCTTGCACCTATGGTAAAGGTTCTCGAGGACAGCTTCGGCATCGAAAAAGGTTTCATGACCACTGTCCATGCATTCACCAATGACCAGCGAATCCTCGACCTTCCTCACAAAGACCTGCGCCGTGCACGTACGGCGATGACCTCGATCATACCAACAAGTACCGGAGCGGCGAAAGCTATCGGTCTCGTTATCCCTGAACTGTCCGGCAAGCTCGACGGCATGGCAATGCGCGTACCTGTTCCAGACGGTTCTGTCACCGACCTGACCGTCATTCTCAAAAAACCAACGACAAAAGAGGAGATTAACGCTGCCATGCAAAAGGCTGCTGAAGGCAACATGCGAGGAGTTCTTCAGTTCTGCACAGACCCCGTTGTATCTACCGATATCGTAGGCAACGCCAACTCCTGCATCTTCGATTCGCTGTTGACCATGGCCACGGGAAACATGGTGAAAGTTGTCGGTTGGTATGATAATGAACTCGGCTATTCCACAAGAGTCGTCGATCTTCTTGAGATCTACGCACATTTCGTTTAATCCAACCGAACAATATCGTAAGACTACAATAGCAGAGAGTGAAGGCTGCCTCGAAAGGGCAGCCTTTTCGTATTCCGAACAGGTAATCGTTTACAGCTCAGCTACCTTTCCTGGTTTTCATCCTCGCGCCTGACCTCTGAAATCCGAACATCTATTCCAACCATTGGCGGCAGACCTTTGTGACTGTCATCTTCTTTTGTGTAACTTCTTCGGGTAAACCTGTCAATCCAGTGATGCAGCAAATCAGCAGTTGAACAGGATCTCCGTTGTTGAGATTTAACCTCTAATATGTTATACTAAGTCATTACATATTGAAGTGTTCCAGTCACTCAGCCGCACAACCTTTGACATTGAAATCATGTCTAATTCTTCCCAACAAATGAAAGCAATTATCCTTTATGACACACGTTCTGAAGGCGGATCGACCGACCGGTTTGTCGAAAGCCTCGGAAAAAGCCTTGCAGAAACAGGAGCGTATGTGGAAAAAGGAAAATGCAAGGCAACCGCCGACTACAGTTTCATCCAAGACTTCGATGTCGTTATTATGGGAGCCCCTGTTTACTATATGCTGGTATCTTCTGAATTGCTTGGGTCTTTTTTCCAGAGTAACCTGAAAAAATATCTCAATAGAAAAAAAGTCGCCCTGTTTCTCACCTGCGGCAGCCCTGAACCAATGGCTTATATGATGTACCTGCCTCAGCTTAAGATGCATCTGGTACGCAATAAAATTCTTACGGAAAAAGTTTTTACTCCAGCCGAACTTTCCGACAATCAGGCTATCGACGATTACGTTGACAATATTTTACATGCCTATAAAAAAGCGCTTAAGACCCGTAATAACAACCTGATATGGGCAGATGACGCCCAAGAGTTACTTGCTCAGATACCATCATTTTTCCGGAACAGAATAAAAATTGCAACAGAAGAGTATGCAGAAGAAATGGGCTATCGAGAAATAACTGTTGCCGTTATTGATGAAGCCAAAGCCGAGCTTGAATAAGGGATAAGCGTCTGGGCATCTAGTCATGCCACGCTCGGCACTACATCCATATCAAAAAACAGGATGACACACGAGAGGCTGCCTTTTCGAGACAGCCTCTTTATATTCCTTTTCTGTTTCTACACTTTGCTATCCGAAGATATCACGGGCTTTTTCAAAAAAGCTCTTTTCATGGTCCGTTTTTTCATCCGGCACCAGATGACTCGACTTCTTCATCTCCTTGAGCAGTTCCTTGTCACGATGTGAAAGGTCCTTTGGAATAAAGACATTCACCCTTACAAGATGGTCTCCTCTGCCGGGAGATTTCAAATGTCCGATGCCTTTTCCGCTGATCCTCAACATGGTGTTCGGCTGCGTTCCCGGAGGCACTGTCAGCTTGACACGACCCTCGAGCGTGGGAACTTCGACCTTCGTTCCGAGAACCATGTCCGGATAACTGACGGGGAGGTTGTAGATGATATCGTCTCCTCTTCGGGTGAACAGTTTATGTGCAGCTTCTTCAATGACCACTATCAGATCACCGTTGGCACCGCCTCTCGGACCTGCGTTACCCTGCCCTCTGAGCGTAAGATAATTGCCGTCTTCAACTCCAGCGGGTATGTTCACCTTTACCGTCGTTTCCCCCTGCTTGATACCCTCTCCATGGCAGGAGGTACAACGATCCTTGACTACCCGTCCCTCACCACCACAGGTTGGACATGCCTTTATGTTGACAAACTGTCCGAACATTGTTTTTGACGCTTGCCGAACCTCACCAGTTCCCTGGCATGTTGAACAGGTCTCTAATTCTCCTGTTTTTGAACCCGTACCGTTACAGGCTTCACACGGGATCTGCTTTTTAATTTTCAGTGTTTTTTCAACACCCTTTGCGATCTCTTCCAGTGTAAGCTTCAAACGGATTTTCAGATCGCTTCCACGTATACCGCCCGAAGATCTTGACCTTCGACCTCCACCACTGAAGCCACCGCCAAAAACATCTTCAAAACCGCCAAACGGGGAACCGCCTCCTGAGCGTGCGCCTCCACCGAACATGTCATTGAAAGCACTGAAAATATCACCGAAATCGCCTGCCCCGGCGCCATATGCACCGCCCTGTGAAGAAGCGGACGAACCAACACCAGCATGTCCAAACTGATCATAACGACGACGCTTGTCATCGTTGCTCAGAATCTCATACGCCTCGTTTACCTCTTTAAAGTGCTCTTCTGCCTCGGTATTTCCCGGATTTTTGTCCGGGTGATATTTCATGGCAAGTTTGCGATATGATTTTTTGATCTCATCTTTGGAAGCCGACCGGGATACACCGAGAACTTCATAGTAATCTCTCTTCATCTTTTCTCAACTATTCCTTGTAGTATAACTGTTTTCTAAAAACCTCTCCCTGGCTGTTACTTCGCCACGACAACCTTTGCATGCCGAAGCACCCTGTCTCCCAGAATATAACCGGCCTGAAACTCTTCTATAATGGTATCAGGCTCAGCATCAGGATTATCGACCAGCGTAATGGCCTCATGAAAATTGACATCCATTTTCTTTCCAATAACATCGATCTTGCTGACACCTTTATCAGAGAGCCATTTAAAAAGGTTTTTCTGAAGCAATTCGACCCCATCAACGTAAGGACGAGCTTCTTCGGTCTTTTCAAGAACTTCAGGGGCGTGGTCGACGATACGGTTGACATCATCGATCACAGGAAGCAATTCTTTTATAGTTTTTTCCAAAGCTCTGGAGCTTGCCATTTGAGCCTCACGTTCTTTCTGACGACGAAAATTCTCAAAATCGGCAGCTTTTCGCATGAGTTCATCTTTAAGTTTCTCAGCTTGCAGCTTTGATTCGTTCAACGCATCTCCAAGCTCCTTAACCTTTGCGGCCAGTTCTTCAGACTGCTCGACAGCCTCTTTCGTTGCAACCGTTTCTTCATGCTTGATCGTTTCGTTATGCTCCGCTTTATGCTTTGCTGCTTTTTTTGTCATATGTGTATACCTAACGTTTTAATTGATTTTCTGAGCTGCACCCGAGCCATTGTAGCTTGTTTTTCAACCAGCTTGTTTCATACTTTCCGTCCATCAGCTCTTTGGGCTGCTGTTTTTCAGGATAAAGAATGTGACAGTCTATCAGCCATATAATTTACAAGCCTGACAACACGTTCGTAATCCATTCTTTTTGGACCGAGGACCCCGAGCCTCCCCATGGTATTGCCTACATAGTAAGGTGTCGTCACAACAGTGAAATCCTCTGCGGTAGACGCTGTGTTTTCCCGTCCTATCGAGATACTCACATCGAGTCCCGAGGTGCTGTTCGAAACAAGGTCATCATCTCTCTCAAAAAGAAGTTCCACCATACGGCTCTTATCTTCTATCATACAAACCAGATCGCGCACTTTCTGAGGTTGATCAAATTCCGGTTGATTGACAATATACTCCGTCCCTGCAATGTAAAGCCGTTCCAAAACCGGAGAATCATCGAAAAGGTTGTCCGCCGATCTGACGATCATATTCAACAGGGCTTTATCCTTATCGCAGTCAGCCAGGCGCCGGCTGATCGAGTTCCGAATTTCCGACAGAGTGAGCCCGGAAAGCCTCTGGTTGAGCAACTCGATAACCGAATCTATCTGCTGACGGGAGACTTCGAGATTGAGCTCCATGACAATGGTCCTTACGAAAAGCGACTGAATAGACAAAACAACCATTATTCTCGACGAACTCAACAGGATCATGTCCAAGCGTTCAAACAAAGCATTCGACAACTTCGGAGAGATGACAACGCTCAATTGCTGGGAGATGCTCCCTAAAACCTTTGCAACCGCTTTAAGAACCTCTGCTGAATCTTTCGGATCATAATTCAACTGCTTGAAGTTATGGTCGATCCGTTTTTTCTCTTCTTCTTCAATGCGCCGAACCCTCATGATAAGATCCACGTAGTAGCGATACCCCTTATCAGTAGGAACCCTACCCGCTGAGGTATGCGGCTGACTGATATACCCCTCATCTTCTAGATCGGCCATAACGTTTCTTATGGTCGCATCAGAAAGTCCGAGATTGTAGTTCTTCGCTATGTATCGTGAACCAACCGGAGCTGCATTAATGACATAAGCCTGAATAATAATGGACAGCACCTGGCGCTCACGTTCCGACAGGTCATGAAACATCATCATCAATACATTGAAACAGCTTTTTAATGACTAAACGTAAAAGTCGAGCTAAATTATCAAAAAAATTCAAAACAGTGCCCTCGTTCGGGCATTCTTATTAAAGAGATTCATTCAGCCCAGCTCTTATAAAACGCACAATTTAGGAAAAAACAATCTGATACGGTACAACCAGAAAAATAAATTTCGACTTTTTATAACAACACCGGTCATCTATTAATTTCATGTCGCCAACCCAAGCCAGCCCGGACTTAAGCCCTCTCATGCACGATCACTCCTCATGAATCTCCGTTAATATCCCTGAAAGCACTCTATCCCAACCTGAGTAATCCTTGTGTACCTCTATATCCCTGAAACCATGTGCACTGATAATTTCACGGACTTTTCCTGCACCCTCGGCATGCAGTTCAAAACAAAGCAATCCTCCCTGCTTGAGAAGAACCGAGGCGCTACGGGCTATTGCACGATAGAACTCAAAGCCGTCCGGTGTCGCCAGCGCCATTTTCGGCTCATGGTTTTTAACCTCCGGCTCCAGTTCTTCCCATTCCGGTTCCGGAATATATGGTGGATTGGAAAGCACCATATCATATATGCCCTCCACTTCATCGATAAATCCCGGACTCAACACATCGGCTTGCAGAAAGCGAATCCTATCGGCAACCCCATGCTTATTTGCATTATGTTCTGCAACCTCGAGCGCTTTTGCAGAAAAATCTACAGCGGTTATTATCGCATCCGGCAGCTTCAGAGCAAGCATAACGGCAAGACACCCGCTGCCTGTACCGATATCGAGAATTGTGGGCATTTCTCCTTCCGTAATACCGGCGGCAACCGCTCTGTCAAGAGCGTGTTCCAGAACAAGCTCGGTCTCGGGTCTTGGGATCAAGACGCGCTCATCGACCAGAAACGAATAACCGAAAAAAATCTGCTCTCCTGTAATGTACTGAAGAGGTTTTCCATTCAAGCGCTCCCTGCAAAGAGAACGAAATTTCTCGAGTTCACTCTGATAAACCGGGCGGTCATGCTTCAAATAAAGCTCGATTCTGTTTGATTGCATGACATAAGCAAGCAGAATCTCTGCATGCAAACGTGACGATTCAATGTCCTTTTCTTTAAAATGTTTTTCCGCTGCCTTGAGCAGATCTACGGTCTGCCATTGCCGGCCATTTTCCTGCATAGTTATTTTCCGATCAATTTTCCTTAATGATTACACGTTACGAGTGCTTGTATCGAATAGAGCTGTCGTCAAAGTTGAAAACCACTTTTTTTGTATAGACGAAGAATGCACCCTATGCCCTTTATTACCAATCAGCATAATCGCGAATGGAAAAAAGTACTGATACTTGCCCGGCAAACGCAACAGTTACTCATCGTTATTTAACCCAAACAGAATTCAAAAAAAAAATCATTAGTTTTGTATGCTTTTTATAAAGGCTTAAACCTGAAGGCACTATGAAGAAATTGTTTTACCCCGTCTTGATGGCAGTTATGTTTTTAAGCCTGTCACATGCTCCTGCCTTGGCAAGGTTCACTGGAACCATTGACATGAATTTGACCATGCCTAACGGTAAATCGGAAGTAACGTATCTTTTTGGCAATACGGCACAGCGGATGGATATGACCACGAAGCTGAACAAAGTCCCCGACTCGCTTAAAACAACGGTCATTACAAGCGCCGCACAGCCCGATCAGGCGGTTATCGTCAACCATAAAGCCGGCACTTACACAAAAGTCAACCTCAGAACTGCTGCCGAAAATGCAACGCTTGTTGATTTCGATTACGATTACAGAATTGAAAAAGCAGGAAACACGAGCATAAAGGGCTACAACTGTCAGCATGTAAAACTATTCAGTACCACCGATACCATCGACATGTGGTTAACGCGTGACATCGGCGACTTTAAAACATTCAGACTTTTGCAATCCCAGAACCCCCGCCTCTCCAATACCCTCCTTGCCAAAAAGCTCTCCGATGAAGGCCTTGACGGTTTTCCGGTTAAAATCATTCAGCAAAATGAAAACGGAACTCTTGTCATGGAGGTTGTCTCGGTACAACCGGCCGCTGTTGAGCCGCACGAGTTCAGTATTCCCGAAGGATACACCGAGATAGTCGACACACAGCAGCCCCTCAACCAAAAGCAGAAAGAGCACTTGAAAGAGCTCATGGAGAAAATCAAGAATTTCAAAGAGTAGGTTGTATATTCCCACAAAAGCTTTTCCGAACCAACAAAACATTCCGTTACGTGGCAGAAAAAATCACTTCGAGAGAAACCGACTACTCACAGTGGTACATAGACCTTGTTCGTTCAGCAAAACTGGCTGACTATTCCGACATAAGAGGTTGCATGGTCATCCGTCCCAATGGGTATGCAATATGGGAAAAAATGCAGGCTGCACTTGATCGCATGTTCAAGGAAACCGGTCATGTCAATGCATACTTCCCGTTGTTCATCCCGGAAAGCTATATCCAAAAAGAAGCGGATCACATAGAGGGTTTCGCACCCGAGTGTGCCGTTGTAACGCATGGTGGCGGCGAAGAACTCACAGAAAAGCTCTATGTTCGTCCAACGTCGGAAACAGTTATCTGGGCATCTTACAAGAAATGGATCCAGTCATACCGTGACCTCCCGCTCTTGATCAACCAGTGGGCGAATGTTGTTCGATGGGAAATGCGCACCAGGCTTTTTCTGCGCACTGCCGAATTTCTTTGGCAGGAAGGTCATACGGCGCATGCTTCCCCTGAAGAAGCTCAAGAAGAGGTACTCCGTATGATCAATGTTTACAAAACCTTTGCTGAAGAATACATGGCCTTACCGGTGATTATGGGGAGAAAAACTGAAAGTGAAAAGTTTGCCGGAGCCGATGAAACCTGGTGCATCGAAGCAATGATGCAGGACAAAAAAGCGCTTCAGGCAGGCACCTCGCATAATCTCGGCCAAAACTTCGCCAAGGCATTCGACTGCCAGTTTCAAACAAAAGAAGGCAAACTCGAGTATGTCTGGGCAACGAGCTGGGGTGTGTCAACTCGCCTGATCGGAGCACTTATCATGGCACATTCAGATGATAAAGGACTTGTCTTACCACCCAAACTCGCTTCCCGACAGGTAGTCATTATTCCCATTCTCAGAGGAGATAAGCAGGCTGTTATCGAAAAAGCTCACTCCATATGCGAGGAGCTGAAAAAAAGCGGGATTCATGCCTTTGTCGATGATAGCGAGCAGAACTCACCGGGCTGGAAATTTGCCGAGTACGAACTGCAGGGAATACCGGTTCGCCTCGAGATCGGGCCACGAGACATCTCGAACAATATCTGCATCGCAGCACGCCGTGATACGGGGGAAAAACAAAAACTCGTGCTGGACGAGAAACTTGCCTCGTCGATCGCCTCCCTGCTCGAGACCATACAGCAGTCGATGTTCAAACAGGCACTCGACTTCAGGGAATCCAACACATTCGAAGTTGCATCTTACGACGAATTCAAGTCGTTGATCGACAAAGGATTTATCGTCGCTCACTGGGATGGAACGGAAGAAACTGAAGCAAAAATAAAGGAAGAAACCAAGGCGACAATACGTGTTTTACCGGAAACACCCGATTTCATTGATCACTACTCGATCAACGAGCCAGGTGCATGCATTTACAGCGGCAAGCCTTCCAAAAGAAAAGTTGTTTTTGCAAAATCGTATTGAGTACGATAAAGAGGCTGTCTCAAAAGCACTGCTTCACTGCTATCGGTCATCATGCATACGTTTCCTGTAGAAAGTCATGCCGCATCAAGTGCGGCATGACTTTCTTTGGAAGATGGATCCCCGGGTCAAGCCCGAGGATGACTACATAAAGATTCATTGTAGGACTATGAGACAACCTTTTACCGTCAGACATCGTGTAGTGATCAAATTGTCTGTCTTTCAGCCTATTCTGAATTGCTGCGTTATTCCGACCCGAAATACTCCTCAAGACCTTCGTTGGTCGGTTTCATCGTTTTGTCACCCTTGTTCCAGTTTGCGGGGCACACCTCTCCAAACTGTTCTGTAAACTGCAGGGCCTCGACCATTCTGAGCACTTCATCTACATTGCGACCAAGCCCAAGGTCATTGACAACCTGATAGCGAACGATTCCGTCTCTGTCGATAAGAAACAGTCCCCTGTAAGAAACGCCCTCTTTTTCCGCCAGCACATCGTATGCTATCGACGCTTCTTTATTTATATCCGAAAGCAAAGGATAGGTAACTCCTTCTATTCCACCTTGTTTGCGTGGTGTCTTGAGCCATGCATGATGCGAAAACTTCGAATCCACCGAACATGCCAGAACCTCTACGTTTTTATGCTGGAACTCCTCGAGCCTATCCTGGAAAGCATGCAGCTCCGTAGGACAGACAAAAGTAAAGTCGAGGGGATAAAAAAACAGTACGACATATTTTCCCTTATAATCCGAAAGCTTGCATGAATCGACAAACTTCGCGCCCTCAACAACAGCCTCCAGATCGAAATTCGGTGCTTCCCTGCCAACTAAAACGCCCATTGGTATCTCCTTTTTTTATGATGAATGAATTGATGAAACTGAAAACCGACAATAGATCAGCAAAAACAAGATAAATTTAGTCCAAATATAGTATTCAAACAAAGTAAAAGCAACACCTCCTCTTCGATTTTTCAAGTCCTCTCATCCTTTCGATCTCTTGACGAATATTCATATCTTGTTTTCAGATAACTTGTTACTTACTGTATCGGCAAAAACACTTATACCGGAAGTTTATGCGCACCTTTTTCGAGTTTGACCGTCATCAGGCAAACTTTTCACAGGAAATACTTGCCGGGCTGACGACATTTGTCACAGTCTCCTACATCATCATCGTCAACCCGGCTATCTTATCGGCAGCGGGAATCCCGAGGGAAGCCTCGATGACAGCGACGATTCTTACAGCGATTTTCGGTACTCTCCTGATGGGCATCTACGCAAAAAGACCATTTGCTGTAGCTCCCTACATGGGCGAAAACGCATTTATCGCCTATACGGTTGTCAATACTTTAGGATATTCATGGCAAACGGCACTTGCCTCGATATGTATCAGCGGAATTCTCTTTACCGCCCTTACACTCTCCGGCCTGAGAAGCTGGCTTTCAACAGCGATACCGAGCACGTTGAAACACAGTTTTGCCGTGGGCATAGGCCTTTTTCTCGCATTTATCGGTTTCAGTCATATGGGGGTCGTTGCATTAGGTGTCCCAGGAGCCCCGGTAAAAATGGCAGATATTTCATCGCTCCCTGTTCTTACCAGTCTGGCGGGGCTCCTGCTGATTTCGGTTATGCTTGCATTCAGAGTACCGGGCGCGATCCTGATCGGTATATTGCTGACAACCGGTGGACTGATTTTTCTCGGCACCGTGCCGTTTCCCGAAGCACTGGTAAGCCCCCCACCATCTCTTGCCCCGACCTTTCTCAATATTGACTTCCAGGGAGCTATGACATGGGGCTTCATCGGTGTCATAACAAGTGTTCTCGTAATGGACTTTGTCGATACAATGGGAACACTCATTGGGCTTTCATCACGAGCAAACCTCCTTGATGAAAACGACAATCTGCCCGAAATTGAAAAACCGATGCTTGTCGATGCCCTTTCAACCGTTGCAGCCTCATTCTTCGGCACGACCACGGCAGGCGTCTATATCGAATCAGCTGCCGGTATCGAACAGGGAGGAAAAACAGGATTTACTGCGATTGTCATAGCAGCATTGTTCGCCTTCGCCCTCTTTTTTTCCCCCATACTGACAATCGTACCTGCAAATGCTTACGGTCCGGCACTTGTGGTTGTAGGCATGTTTATGCTCCAGTCTGTTGCAAAATTCGATTTCAAAGATTACACGGAACTGATGCCGGCGTTCCTGACTATCACACTGATGATGTTCACCTTCAATATCGGCGTCGGTATAACTGCCGGATTTATTGCTTATGTTATATTAAAACTTTTAACTGGTAAAATCTCTTCAATTCATCCTGGCATGTGGATCCTGGCAGCACTTTCCCTGACATTCTATCTGTTTTATCCTTATCATTCATGACGCTAACACCATGCACAGATCAAGGTTGAGAATAGCGCAAACCGACTGCGTTCTCGCTAATTTCGAGGAAAACCTCGCCCAGCACAGAACGATGATTGAACAAGCCATAGACGACGATATCCATGCGATCGCTTTTCCGGAACTGTCTCTGACCGGGTACAATGTACAGGATGCCGCCCAGGATATCGCGCTGCATGTCGATGACAAGGCGTTTGACCCCCTGAAGGAACTCAGCCGGGAAATAACGATCATTTGTGGCGGAATCGAACTCAGTGATGATTATGGAGTCTACAATTCCGCGTTTCTTTTCGAGGACGGTCATGCTCAAAGTGCCCATAGAAAAATTTATCTGCCTACATACGGCATGTTTGAAGAACTGCGCTACTTTTCCGCCGGACAAAAAATCGAAGCCATAACATCGAGGAGACTTGGAAAAATAGGCATTGCCATCTGTGAGGACATGTGGCATGTTTCGGTTCCTTATCTCCTTGCACACCAAGGAGCAAAACTGCTTTTTGTGCTCATGTCGAGCCCTCTCCGTCTTACTCCGGGAGAAAAAAAACCAGCTATCGTCCAGCAGTGGCAACAGATAATCAGCACGTATTCATTTCTGTTCAGCTCGTACGTTGCCTGCGTGAACCGCGTAGGCAATGAAGACAGCTTCACTTATTGGGGAAATTCATCTGTTGCAGGACCTGACGGGACCCCCCTCGTAACAGCCCCTTTATTCAAGCAACACTGCATCGACACAATCATCGATCTCGACAGTGTAAAGCAGGCTCGCCTCCATTCTTCACATTTTCTGGACGAGGATTTACGGCTCTTTGCTGCAGAACTCCGTGACATCATGACCTGTCGACCGAATTAGCAGCACCCTATAAAGTAAAGATAACGGAAGGTTACACAAAAAAAACAGTACCTCCTCCTTTTGGAATCGGTGGTGTTCAACAAGCATAGCCTTTTTCAGCGTCTTTTTTACCGGTTCAACTTCTCTGTATCATCTTGAATGAAGGTGGTGTGAGGCTAGCCCTGCTTTTGTCACCGAAAGCCTGCATCGCTTTCTCAGCTGCATCTTGCCGGTCAAACAATCCGAATACTGCCGAGCCACTTCCGGAAAGGCTTGCAAAAAGAGCACCCTCTTCAAGAAGTTTTTCTTTAGCCTGTCGAACAGAAGGATAATAATCGAAAACCACCGCTTCGAAGTCATTTTCAAAAGTCGGCAGAACGGTAAGATCCTTGTTTTCACACAGCTCAAAAACCATTTCCTTCAAATCAGGTACTTTCCTTTCAAACTTCGGATAAAAATTCTTGTAGGCCCATACCGTGGAAATATGTTCTTCCGGGAAAACCGTCACGATGTGGAATGGCAGAGAACGCTCGAGATCCTGCAGTTGTTCACCGATGCCCGAGGCAAATACAAGCCCCGATGATTCGAGAAAATAGGGAACGTCCGCACCGAGTTTCACCGCAAGAGCATGGAGATCATCCGAAGGAGCATGAATCCCCCACAGGACGTTCAGCACTCTCAGAGTTGCCGCTGCGTCACTGCTCCCACCCCCGAGGCCCGCACCGAAAGGAATGTTCTTGGTGAGACGGATAGTTGCTCCTTTTGTCATTTCAGCATAATCACGCAGAGCAGAAGCAGCCTTGAGACACAGGTTGTTATCGTCT comes from the Prosthecochloris marina genome and includes:
- a CDS encoding flavodoxin domain-containing protein, producing the protein MKAIILYDTRSEGGSTDRFVESLGKSLAETGAYVEKGKCKATADYSFIQDFDVVIMGAPVYYMLVSSELLGSFFQSNLKKYLNRKKVALFLTCGSPEPMAYMMYLPQLKMHLVRNKILTEKVFTPAELSDNQAIDDYVDNILHAYKKALKTRNNNLIWADDAQELLAQIPSFFRNRIKIATEEYAEEMGYREITVAVIDEAKAELE
- a CDS encoding DUF4412 domain-containing protein codes for the protein MKKLFYPVLMAVMFLSLSHAPALARFTGTIDMNLTMPNGKSEVTYLFGNTAQRMDMTTKLNKVPDSLKTTVITSAAQPDQAVIVNHKAGTYTKVNLRTAAENATLVDFDYDYRIEKAGNTSIKGYNCQHVKLFSTTDTIDMWLTRDIGDFKTFRLLQSQNPRLSNTLLAKKLSDEGLDGFPVKIIQQNENGTLVMEVVSVQPAAVEPHEFSIPEGYTEIVDTQQPLNQKQKEHLKELMEKIKNFKE
- the prmC gene encoding peptide chain release factor N(5)-glutamine methyltransferase, whose translation is MQENGRQWQTVDLLKAAEKHFKEKDIESSRLHAEILLAYVMQSNRIELYLKHDRPVYQSELEKFRSLCRERLNGKPLQYITGEQIFFGYSFLVDERVLIPRPETELVLEHALDRAVAAGITEGEMPTILDIGTGSGCLAVMLALKLPDAIITAVDFSAKALEVAEHNANKHGVADRIRFLQADVLSPGFIDEVEGIYDMVLSNPPYIPEPEWEELEPEVKNHEPKMALATPDGFEFYRAIARSASVLLKQGGLLCFELHAEGAGKVREIISAHGFRDIEVHKDYSGWDRVLSGILTEIHEE
- the dnaJ gene encoding molecular chaperone DnaJ, with the translated sequence MKRDYYEVLGVSRSASKDEIKKSYRKLAMKYHPDKNPGNTEAEEHFKEVNEAYEILSNDDKRRRYDQFGHAGVGSSASSQGGAYGAGAGDFGDIFSAFNDMFGGGARSGGGSPFGGFEDVFGGGFSGGGRRSRSSGGIRGSDLKIRLKLTLEEIAKGVEKTLKIKKQIPCEACNGTGSKTGELETCSTCQGTGEVRQASKTMFGQFVNIKACPTCGGEGRVVKDRCTSCHGEGIKQGETTVKVNIPAGVEDGNYLTLRGQGNAGPRGGANGDLIVVIEEAAHKLFTRRGDDIIYNLPVSYPDMVLGTKVEVPTLEGRVKLTVPPGTQPNTMLRISGKGIGHLKSPGRGDHLVRVNVFIPKDLSHRDKELLKEMKKSSHLVPDEKTDHEKSFFEKARDIFG
- the proS gene encoding proline--tRNA ligase; translation: MAEKITSRETDYSQWYIDLVRSAKLADYSDIRGCMVIRPNGYAIWEKMQAALDRMFKETGHVNAYFPLFIPESYIQKEADHIEGFAPECAVVTHGGGEELTEKLYVRPTSETVIWASYKKWIQSYRDLPLLINQWANVVRWEMRTRLFLRTAEFLWQEGHTAHASPEEAQEEVLRMINVYKTFAEEYMALPVIMGRKTESEKFAGADETWCIEAMMQDKKALQAGTSHNLGQNFAKAFDCQFQTKEGKLEYVWATSWGVSTRLIGALIMAHSDDKGLVLPPKLASRQVVIIPILRGDKQAVIEKAHSICEELKKSGIHAFVDDSEQNSPGWKFAEYELQGIPVRLEIGPRDISNNICIAARRDTGEKQKLVLDEKLASSIASLLETIQQSMFKQALDFRESNTFEVASYDEFKSLIDKGFIVAHWDGTEETEAKIKEETKATIRVLPETPDFIDHYSINEPGACIYSGKPSKRKVVFAKSY
- a CDS encoding nucleotide exchange factor GrpE — protein: MTKKAAKHKAEHNETIKHEETVATKEAVEQSEELAAKVKELGDALNESKLQAEKLKDELMRKAADFENFRRQKEREAQMASSRALEKTIKELLPVIDDVNRIVDHAPEVLEKTEEARPYVDGVELLQKNLFKWLSDKGVSKIDVIGKKMDVNFHEAITLVDNPDAEPDTIIEEFQAGYILGDRVLRHAKVVVAK
- the gap gene encoding type I glyceraldehyde-3-phosphate dehydrogenase, which gives rise to MAKVKVGINGFGRIGRLVFRQAMTNEKVEVVAINDLCDANTLAHLLKYDSTHGILDADIQVEENSLIVNGCKIAICSEKDPAQLPWKDLGVDLVVESTGIFTKREGAAKHITAGAKKVIISAPAKNDVDATIVLGVNDDTITGNEEIVSNASCTTNCLAPMVKVLEDSFGIEKGFMTTVHAFTNDQRILDLPHKDLRRARTAMTSIIPTSTGAAKAIGLVIPELSGKLDGMAMRVPVPDGSVTDLTVILKKPTTKEEINAAMQKAAEGNMRGVLQFCTDPVVSTDIVGNANSCIFDSLLTMATGNMVKVVGWYDNELGYSTRVVDLLEIYAHFV
- the hrcA gene encoding heat-inducible transcriptional repressor HrcA; the encoded protein is MMFHDLSERERQVLSIIIQAYVINAAPVGSRYIAKNYNLGLSDATIRNVMADLEDEGYISQPHTSAGRVPTDKGYRYYVDLIMRVRRIEEEEKKRIDHNFKQLNYDPKDSAEVLKAVAKVLGSISQQLSVVISPKLSNALFERLDMILLSSSRIMVVLSIQSLFVRTIVMELNLEVSRQQIDSVIELLNQRLSGLTLSEIRNSISRRLADCDKDKALLNMIVRSADNLFDDSPVLERLYIAGTEYIVNQPEFDQPQKVRDLVCMIEDKSRMVELLFERDDDLVSNSTSGLDVSISIGRENTASTAEDFTVVTTPYYVGNTMGRLGVLGPKRMDYERVVRLVNYMADRLSHSLS